A single region of the Lycium barbarum isolate Lr01 chromosome 2, ASM1917538v2, whole genome shotgun sequence genome encodes:
- the LOC132628077 gene encoding uncharacterized protein LOC132628077, giving the protein MLGFSYGELFLMLGATAAVIGPKDLPIIARTAGRFAGRAIGYVQLARGQFENVMQQSQARQMHKEMQETMAQVEAIRHEIRTFSFMNPGLLTTRLVDNINATAGASTITNGPQKSDEKRTIVENGPQKSDKENKAVTITPKDLNSRSSALSDMHSQAAAYARLAEMAPLGPVSVDRESLSELTDESGSITVLPVSAESAGLLPKCKDEAKGSDIVLEAILEAEVAKNAKEFFSQPQNQLQSE; this is encoded by the coding sequence atgcTGGGATTTTCATATGGAGAGCTATTTCTCATGCTTGGCGCTACTGCTGCTGTTATTGGACCTAAAGATCTGCCAATCATTGCAAGAACAGCTGGCAGATTTGCTGGGCGTGCCATTGGTTATGTTCAACTGGCCCGTGGCCAATTTGAAAATGTCATGCAGCAGTCTCAAGCTCGCCAGATGCATAAGGAAATGCAAGAAACCATGGCTCAAGTAGAAGCCATACGTCATGAAATTCGAACATTCTCTTTTATGAATCCTGGTCTACTGACAACGAGGCTAGTAGACAACATCAACGCTACAGCTGGGGCTAGCACGATCACAAATGGACCTCAAAAATCTGATGAAAAGAGAACAATAGTTGAAAATGGACCTCAAAAATCTGATAAGGAGAACAAAGCAGTAACTATCACACCTAAGGATCTTAATTCAAGGAGCTCAGCTTTGTCAGATATGCACAGTCAAGCAGCTGCTTATGCGAGATTGGCAGAAATGGCTCCTTTGGGACCTGTATCCGTAGATAGAGAAAGTCTGAGTGAACTGACTGATGAATCTGGCAGTATCACTGTACTTCCTGTCTCTGCTGAGAGTGCAGGACTGTTGCCAAAATGTAAAGATGAAGCAAAGGGGTCCGACATTGTCTTAGAAGCGATACTGGAGGCAGAAGTGGCAAAGAATGCCAAAGAATTTTTCTCACAGCCACAAAACCAATTACAAAGTGAATGA